In the Enterobacter cloacae subsp. cloacae ATCC 13047 genome, AGGTAAATCGCAATGACATACCCAACAGTTGCAGTAAACGGCGTATCCGTTCGAGTAGATGACGATGGCCGTTATAACCTCAACGACCTGCATGCAGCAGCGGTCTCCAATGGGGAGGCCACTGAATCACAGCGTCCAAGTAACTTCATCAAAAGCGCACAGATCAGACGCTTTGCTGACGAACTGACCGAAGCTACGAAAATAGCTTCGACTCGGGTAGTTAAGGGCGGCACTGAATCAGGCGTTTGGGGCCTCGAGTTGCTCGCGATTCGATATGCGGCCTGGCTTAGTCCTAAATTTGAAATCCGGGTATACAACACCTTCCGGGAAGCGGTACTCAGCGGCATCACCAATATGTCTCGCCTCAATCGGCTTGACCTTCTGATCGCCAATGAGACCAAAGAGGTCAGCGCCTGCGCCCGGGCGATGAATAAGTGGGGAGTAGGCGGTCGCAAGAAATTGCTCAATTGCGCTCGTGAGCGGATCGTCAGCCAGATGGATCCTGACATGGTCACGCTGATGGAAGCGAAAGCAGGTTAGCCAACGCAGAATTTCGTCGGCGAAGTAGCCATTACAGAAGCTCTTCACTGAGGGGCTTCGATAATGATCTGTGTAACCCCGCAAGGATGGTGATCACATCTTGCTGACGGGTAAGCCGTAAGTGGCTAAGCACTTCTGAGAAGCAGGGCAACAGCTGCGACAAGGCAAAGAGGTAATCATGTCCGACATCTACCAAATCACGCTAACCACCCAAACAGGCGAAACCTTCACTGGCAAGATGTCACGACGTCAGCCTGAGCTGGTTAACGGCTTTGTGCCGCTGGCAACGGAAACGGGACAGTGGTTGTACTTCGCTCCTGCTGATGTAAAGCGTGTGGAGTTCACGCCAGTTCCTACCGAGGAAGAAACCAATGGCGATGTGCAGACTGTCAGTTGAAATCAAAAGCAGGTGGTGGGTTCCTGTCTACCTAAGGACGCTGACGGTGTTATGCCTGATGATGCGTTGCGAGCCTGATTACCAAAAGGTGGGTGATTTCATCGTTAAGTATGGAATCAGCCAGAAGGTGAAGGCGGAGCCTGTAAAGAGATAACGGAGTAACCCATGGCTAACGATGACGAGCGCAGGCCTTACCCGCCAGTTAACTTCATCGCCTCCGACAACTGGCAGCCATACACCAGGCTCATTCCCGCCAATGAAGTGCATGAGTGGGTAAGCCGCCAAATCCTCAGTGATACCGGCAGCATCCATAACCCTGACCATGAACACCTGTTAGAGGCTGACCTCTGCTTCATGTGGGCGTCCGATTCGTTTGCGAAGAAAGGGCGACATGTCCTCGGGCAGGCCGAGCAGGTAATGCTACGCGCCGGTGGTTGGCAGAAAGCCAGAATGGAACAGCAGATGCATGAATGGTTCGGGCGAATACCGAAGTTCATCATCACCCTGGCGGCTGACTACTGCTCGCAATGCAGTGACCTCGAGTTCTGCGCGCTTGTAGAGCACGAGCTTTACCATATCGCCCAGGCCACCGATGATTTCGGCGCGCCTAAGTTCAACAAAGAGACCGGGCAGCCAGTGCTTACACTGCGCGACCACGACGTCGAAGAATTCATTGGTGTCGTACGTCGATACGGTGCCAGCAAAGAAGTGCAGGAGCTCGTTGATGCTGCCAATGCGCCAGCAGAAGTGGCTCACATCGATATAGCCAGGTCATGCGGGACGTGCATGTTGAAGCTGGCGTAACGCTTTATTCAGTATTGTCATGGAGGTAGCCTGTGGCAGCATTATCGACAGAGGTTAAAGCCTTCATCGTTCAGTCGCTCGCCTGCTACGAGACCCCGGTAAAAGTCATTGAGCTTGTAAAGGCTGAATACGGCATCGATGTCTCACGGCAGCAGGTGTCGCAATATACGCCAGGCAATGCAATGGCGGCCAAGTTGAGCCAGAAGTGGATTGACCTGTTCAACGCCACCCGTAAACGATTCCAGAATGAGATCGCCGACATCCCGATCGCGAACAAAGCGTACCGGTTACGCGTTCTCGACCGAATGGCGACCAATGCTGAAAAGATGAAGAACTACGGCATGACCTCGCAGCTTATCGAGCAGGCCGCCAAAGAAATGGGCGATGCCTACACAAATCGCCAGAAAGTCGAGCATACAAGCCCTGATGGCAGCATGACTCCGCAGCCGACAATCATCCAGCTACTGCCTGTTGAGCCAAAGCATGAGTAACGCCGTTCAACTGCCGATCCCAGCGAAGCTTGCGCCACTGTTCATCGCCGAGAATAAGCGTTACCGGTGCTCGCATGGTGGGCGTGGTAGTGCCAAGACGCGCACTTTTGCGCTGATGACAGCCGTAAAGGCGTATCAGTCGATGATGAACGGTGAAAGCGGCGTGGTGCTCTGTGCGCGTGAATTCATGAACTCACTGGAAGAGTCGAGTATGCAGGAGGTGAAACAGGCTATCCTGTCTGTTCCCTGGCTGGCTTCCAACTTTGATATCGGCGAGAAGTACATCCGCACCATCGACAAGAGCGTTAACTACGTGTTCTGCGGTCTGCGGCATAACCTCGACAGCATCAAGTCGAAAGCGCGCATCTTGCTCTGTTGGGTTGATGAGGCTGAATCAGTCAGCGAAATAGCCTGGCAGAAGCTGAGCCCGACCGTTCGTGAGGAAGGTTCAGAGATTTGGGTGACATGGAACCCGGAGCGCGACGGCAGCGCCACGGATAAGCGTTTCCGTAAAGAGGCTGGCGACGACTGTATCACCGTTGAGATGAACTACACGGATAATCCATGGTTCCCCGACGTGCTGGAAGGTGAGCGACAGAACGATCAGCGCCGCCTTGACCCGGCAACATACGCGTGGGTTTGGGAAGGTGCTTACCTCGAAAACTCTGATAAGCAGGTGCTGGCCGGTAAATACCGGATCGCTGAGTTCTCGGACCAGCTATGGAAAGAGGCCGATCGCCTTTTCTTCGGTGCTGACTTCGGTTTCGCCAAAGACCCTAACACGCTGGTGCGCTCGTTCATCCTGCACAACCGGCTGTACATCGAATACGAGGCATACGGTCAGCAGACAGAGCTCGACCATATGCCAGAGCTATACGACACAATCCCCGGATCGCGTGACTGGCCCATCAAGGCCGACTCCGCCCGACCCGAGACTATCAGCTATCTCAAGCGCCAGGGCTTCAACATCTCGGCTGCCGAGAAATGGCAGGGGAGTGTTGAGGACGGTATCGCGCATCTTCGCGGCTTTGACGAAATCATTATCCATCCTCGCTGCAAGAATGTGGCGAGAGAGGCCCGCATGTGGTCCTACAAAACGGACCGCATCACCGGCGAGGTATTGCCTAAACTGGCAGACGGTTACGAACACTGCTGGGACGGTATTCGCTACAGCCTCGACGGACACATTAAACGTAAGGGCCAGATGGCCGGGATGATGATCCCGAAAAGGTTGAGATAATTTAAAGAAACATATGCACTTGCCGATAATATCTACTCAATTCTGTAAGGGAGTAGATATTATGAATGATTGGTTTATGTCATATAAGATTTACCACACCAACGGCGGAGTATTTGAAAACTTCGAAATTTATGGTGCAAGCTCTTCGAAATCTGCATCAACTGTCTTAATTGAGTGCACTCAGAAGTTGGCAAGTGATTATGGCGTTAAGCCTGAGCAGATTATGTTT is a window encoding:
- a CDS encoding PBSX family phage terminase large subunit; translation: MSNAVQLPIPAKLAPLFIAENKRYRCSHGGRGSAKTRTFALMTAVKAYQSMMNGESGVVLCAREFMNSLEESSMQEVKQAILSVPWLASNFDIGEKYIRTIDKSVNYVFCGLRHNLDSIKSKARILLCWVDEAESVSEIAWQKLSPTVREEGSEIWVTWNPERDGSATDKRFRKEAGDDCITVEMNYTDNPWFPDVLEGERQNDQRRLDPATYAWVWEGAYLENSDKQVLAGKYRIAEFSDQLWKEADRLFFGADFGFAKDPNTLVRSFILHNRLYIEYEAYGQQTELDHMPELYDTIPGSRDWPIKADSARPETISYLKRQGFNISAAEKWQGSVEDGIAHLRGFDEIIIHPRCKNVAREARMWSYKTDRITGEVLPKLADGYEHCWDGIRYSLDGHIKRKGQMAGMMIPKRLR
- a CDS encoding putative metallopeptidase, which codes for MANDDERRPYPPVNFIASDNWQPYTRLIPANEVHEWVSRQILSDTGSIHNPDHEHLLEADLCFMWASDSFAKKGRHVLGQAEQVMLRAGGWQKARMEQQMHEWFGRIPKFIITLAADYCSQCSDLEFCALVEHELYHIAQATDDFGAPKFNKETGQPVLTLRDHDVEEFIGVVRRYGASKEVQELVDAANAPAEVAHIDIARSCGTCMLKLA
- a CDS encoding DUF2280 domain-containing protein — encoded protein: MAALSTEVKAFIVQSLACYETPVKVIELVKAEYGIDVSRQQVSQYTPGNAMAAKLSQKWIDLFNATRKRFQNEIADIPIANKAYRLRVLDRMATNAEKMKNYGMTSQLIEQAAKEMGDAYTNRQKVEHTSPDGSMTPQPTIIQLLPVEPKHE
- a CDS encoding KilA-N domain-containing protein translates to MTYPTVAVNGVSVRVDDDGRYNLNDLHAAAVSNGEATESQRPSNFIKSAQIRRFADELTEATKIASTRVVKGGTESGVWGLELLAIRYAAWLSPKFEIRVYNTFREAVLSGITNMSRLNRLDLLIANETKEVSACARAMNKWGVGGRKKLLNCARERIVSQMDPDMVTLMEAKAG